Genomic window (Leptotrichia sp. oral taxon 212):
TATTTACTCAAAAATCTCTTTTTCCCCTATCTTTCTAATTTCAACTTCCCCAATTTCCTTCAGAATTACAAAACTAATTCCATCACTCGTACTTTTTTTATCCCTTTTCATAATTTCAGAAATCCTGTCTTTCGGATATTCAATCTCAGTCGGTAAATTCAATGCCTTCAACAATTTCTCAATTTTTAAAAATTCATCCTTTTTAGTAAACCCTTTTTTCTCCCCAATTTTTGTAATGTCTACCATTCCAGCAGAAATTGCTTCTCCATGTGAATATTTCTCATAACTTGTAAACTGCTCTATCGCATGTCCGATAGTATGTCCAAAATTCAATATCATTCTCAAATTACTTTCCATCTCATCTTTTTCCACAACTTCCTTTTTTATCTCACATGAACGGTAAACAAACTCATTTACATATTTCATCAAATGTTCACGCAATTTCTGTTTATAATTTTCATCATCATAAGAAATCCCTGCTGTTTCCACTATTTCCACAAGTTTATCAAAAAATTTCTTATCATAAATACATCCATATTTCACAATTTCTGCAAATCCATCATAAAAATATCTGTCCGTCAATGTATTCAAAAAATAATTATCAATTAAGACAAGTTTCGGCTGATGAAATGCCCCAACAAGATTTTTTCCCTCCGGCAAGTCAACTCCGACTTTTCCGCCAACACTGCTGTCAACTTGTGAAACTATCGTCGTGGGTATCTGCATAAATCCAATCCCACGCATATAACTGGCAGCCGCAAATCCGGCAATATCTCCAACAACTCCACCACCAAATGCAACAACCATATCCTTTCTCGTAAGCCCTGAATTTACCATTGCAGAATAAATTCCAGGCATTATACCAATATGCTTATTTTTTTCTCCTGCTTCCAGCACATAAATTTTATAATCAAAGCCTTTAAACATTCTTTCATACTCATTTTTATAAATCCTGTCTACATTAGAATCCGTAATTACAAATAATTTCTTTCCTTTATAAACTTCTCCAATATATTCAGGGAATCTCTCAAAAAAATTCTCCCCAATCAAAATATCATAGGAATTCTTCCCCAATCCAACATATAATTTTTCCATAGTTTATCCGTCCTTTTACATATCACTATAATACAATTTTTTCAAACGAAAAATAATACATATTAAAATATAGTAAAATCATCAAATTTAGAAATTTAAAATGATTTTACTATATAAAAAACTATTTTAAGTTATATTTTTCAAGTTTTCTTTTTATATAAACTGACTGAAACTCTTCTCTTAACATATCCATTATAATTATATCATAAGTTTCACCCAGAATTTCTGCAGCTTTTCGAAGCCTTCCAACTTCCTTAAAGCCTATTTTTTTATATAAATTATAAGCAGCTTCATTATA
Coding sequences:
- the aroB gene encoding 3-dehydroquinate synthase, with amino-acid sequence MEKLYVGLGKNSYDILIGENFFERFPEYIGEVYKGKKLFVITDSNVDRIYKNEYERMFKGFDYKIYVLEAGEKNKHIGIMPGIYSAMVNSGLTRKDMVVAFGGGVVGDIAGFAAASYMRGIGFMQIPTTIVSQVDSSVGGKVGVDLPEGKNLVGAFHQPKLVLIDNYFLNTLTDRYFYDGFAEIVKYGCIYDKKFFDKLVEIVETAGISYDDENYKQKLREHLMKYVNEFVYRSCEIKKEVVEKDEMESNLRMILNFGHTIGHAIEQFTSYEKYSHGEAISAGMVDITKIGEKKGFTKKDEFLKIEKLLKALNLPTEIEYPKDRISEIMKRDKKSTSDGISFVILKEIGEVEIRKIGEKEIFE